From a region of the Salvelinus alpinus chromosome 2, SLU_Salpinus.1, whole genome shotgun sequence genome:
- the LOC139568723 gene encoding 26S proteasome non-ATPase regulatory subunit 12 yields the protein MSENMSAEVERSERSDGKLVKMEVDYSSTVDTRLPECAEMAKEGRLQEAVESLLSLEKQTRTASDMVSTSRILVAVVQMCYEAKDMDALNENIMLLSKRRSQLKGAVAKMVQECYKYVDTVTDLTVKLRLIDTLRTVTAGKIYVEIERARLTKTLANIKEQHGEVKEAAAILQELQVETYGSMEKKEKVEFILEQMRLCIAVKDYIRTQIISKKINTKFFTEDGTEESKLKYYNLMIQVDQHEGSYLSICKHYRAIYDTPCILEDSSKWQQALKSVVLYVILAPYDNEQSDLVHRINEDKKLEEISKYKDLLKQFTTMELMRWASLVEDYGKELREGSPDSPATDVFNCSEEGEKRWKDLKNRVVEHNIRIMAKYYTRITMKRMAGLLDLSIDESEEFLSNLVVNKTIYAKVDRLAGIINFQRPKDPNDLLNDWSHKLNSLMSLVNKTTHLIAKEEMIHNLQ from the exons ATGTCGGAAAACATGTCTGCAGAGGTGGAGCGATCAGAAAGATCAGATGGCAAGCTTGTGAAGATGGAGGTTGACTACAGTTCAACTGTAGATACACGTCTACCGGAGTGTGCTGAAATGGCAAAA GAAGGTAGGCTGCAGGAGGCAGTTGAAAGCCTCTTGTCGCTGGAGAAGCAAACGAGGACT GCTTCTGACATGGTGTCAACCTCCAGAATCCTGGTGGCCGTTGTGCAGATGTGCTATGAAGCGAAGGACATGGACGCCCTAAATGAAAACATCATGCTGCTCTCTAAAAGGAGGAGTCAGCTCAAAGGG GCTGTTGCTAAGATGGTGCAAGAATGTTACAAGTATGTAGATACCGTGACCGACTTGACCGTTAAGCTGAGACTCATTGACACACTACGCACAGTGACCGCTGGCAAG ATCTATGTGGAGATTGAGCGGGCCAGGCTGACCAAAACATTGGCAAACATCAAGGAGCAGCATGGCGAGGTCAAAGAGGCCGCAGCAATCCTCCAAGAGCTGCAG GTGGAGACATACGGCTCCATGGAGAAGAAAGAGAAGGTGGAGTTCATCCTGGAGCAAATGAGGCTGTGCATCGCCGTCAAGGACTACATCCGCACCCAGATCATCAGCAAGAAGATCAACACCAAGTTCTTTACAGAGGACGGCACTGAG GAGTCTAAGCTGAAGTATTACAATCTGATGATCCAAGTAGACCAGCACGAGGGATCCTATTTGTCCATCTGCAAACACTACCGTGCCATCTACGATACCCCCTGCATTCTGGAGGATAGCTCCAAATGGCAACAG GCCCTGAAAAGTGTTGTTCTGTACGTGATACTGGCTCCCTACGACAACGAGCAGTCCGACCTGGTGCACAGAATCAACGAAGACAAGAAATTGGAAGAAATATCCAAATACAA GGACCTCCTGAAGCAGTTCACAACCATGGAGCTGATGCGTTGGGCCTCCCTGGTGGAGGATTATGGGAAGGAGCTGAGGGAGGGCTCCCCCGACAGCCCGGCCACCGACGTTTTCAACTGCTCAGAGGAGGGTGAAAAGAGGTGGAAGGACCTCAAGAATAGAGTGGTGGAGCAC AATATAAGAATTATGGCCAAATATTACACAAGGATCACAATGAAGAGGATGGCTGGCCTCCTGGACCTCTCCATAGAC GAGTCTGAGGAGTTCCTCTCCAACCTGGTGGTGAACAAGACCATCTACGCCAAGGTGGACAGGCTAGCCGGGATCATCAACTTCCAGAGGCCGAAGGACCCCAACGACCTGCTCAACGACTGGTCCCACAAACTGAACTCCCTCATGTCCCTGGTCAACAAAACCACACATCTCATCGccaaagaggagatgatacaCAACCTGCAGTGA